A single region of the Syngnathoides biaculeatus isolate LvHL_M chromosome 17, ASM1980259v1, whole genome shotgun sequence genome encodes:
- the LOC133490406 gene encoding cilia- and flagella-associated protein 44-like isoform X4, which produces MRYSYEDLYSKPFITPESDIPENLLFLSHSFGYDCGRRANLQLLDDRTLVFIAGQLLILLDVCTKQQKYLRSSSGCGIGSIGVSQRKEYFVVGEKGRKPILTVYKYPSLQAYRILRQGTERAFSSVNFNSDGSLLASLGSAPDYMLTVWNWRQEEVMLRCKAISQEVYKVSFSPYNPGLLTSSGSGHIKFWKMASTFTGLKLEGLIGHFGKTAATDIEGYIELPDGKVVSGSNWGNLLLWDGNAIKVELCSKGGQCCHAGVVQPFALEDGQLMTFGADGMIRGWDFETIDAADSSSENNKFEMEAINEMTVGRHVSIFSVVKSSQPDSTVWFAQDTNGAIWKVDLSFTYTTPDPECLFSFHAGAINGLDVSKKSHLMATTALDRSVRVFDFLAKTELTCNRFTQGGTALHWAPPTVNQTGSLLVTGFEDGVVRLLELYDPSGLQIVTRHNLEAQLRLKQAFKPHNAPITTVAYECNGAILATGSSDCTVFFFTVEEKYEPIGFVSVPGPVQVLEWSPHSHQDNNLLILCLSGHVVEVPCPDPKTLQTAKSYQLLELPRRTFRFKSIKSRIRREEEIARRQAFKEKRKKEREKNKITDEEEEEEEEEELPRIYIPDPPCPLYCGFYSKPGQFWLSMGGYDSGFLYHCKFSKNQDENSEKCPVEPFDFLAIQNADGDPIRSVTFSSNRHLMFCGMHSGSIRVYPLDPDDHALTSMQPYWELSIHDSNYGHLRHICCSYDDQFVLTAGDDGNIFSFSLLSDEELQKELRKKKAKVPSPRVGLENEVLAKDIDDPAAYSIETAKQKQEKDRRRREADKKIMTKRKRLAVLQSKFKILLNDNLNLPEHIQLTPTELILDQRFEEQAENEKIRRLNEVQHQMSWQEEHSHLSLTKLQDWFIGSSESKVVTVFAIRTDHRVSTYYIPSLPSTRLQQQSGSIHSGIDETALAECQKSIDHPEKDSSETDEEDVPPTPVSRAGVQVADRQVERLQKAAEKAEQARAKIAKRKQEWDKLYAEKPHKDCEDPRDVQAIFEAEESIGDLKLKTDKNFTVPKHLRMSANRKKVEMINLEDNIREKQTEMNREILALRDFKLLLLSKLGAQAKQFQRIQNHLPSKLRCCPPHAPTIRLEEVPEKSLQCTRAILERYRVLKEKRSKDVELEDQESRMSVVDDLEKEIELLEKMENESGTSPEEPVKEEEELNEEELQNMKQDALLDMRDFLLEQMNSLVEQFDKEHLMCLEKVQMLDWKLKLGNLRQLTLYQELLLLKEVDKSEMILQDKLDKRLKEEDNLKSEQEKFRKALELKRKDIAKRQEKEKSNTAAFHALLGDDNNFEEYLTKVYKKKIKRVKKKEQGSEEEDEDSNDDFDDYENWDDDDDDDWDALDGDGAVEECPQGCDPKLYDDVLELRERRLDLEELLAEEKKNAEQLEKECDALVKKMKSVKISLKAAEDDLEEVNREKQQKMNQLDVVVPLRLHQIEIDMSGQVPSDLSSALVLTRMELQRLQERVDELEVEKLQQTEVYRQARQQHIRLIKERKDMSNEIQSLEKLCHQLMMTRFGREVDMEVLQTLCVNKTVAEMKQEKILRDIANAKDIQQWDRKVERARETLMGMTRSNSERLICLNSLFEQKKELELKLYSRQKKIGKHLQACSRRADRGQIWSLQELVRKQSEQIERLSKEITSLGTTGGHMLPTGHAHLPPLPPRSTPRVHKRTRIRGKFKLEDTTESETND; this is translated from the exons GTAAGCCAAAGGAAAGAATATTTCGTTGTGGGAGAGAAGGGAAGAAAACCCATCTTGACAGTGTATAAATATCCTTCATTACAAGCATACCGCATCCTGAGAC AGGGCACAGAGCGTGCATTCAGCTCTGTGAACTTTAACAGTGATGGGAGTCTTCTGGCCAGTCTGGGCAGTGCACCAGACTACATGCTGACAGTGTGGAACTGGAGGCAGGAGGAAGTTATGCTCAGGTgcaaagccatttctcaagAGGTTTACAAAGTGAGCTTCTCCCCATACAACCCTGGACTACTGACATCGTCAGGATCTGGACACATTAA GTTCTGGAAAATGGCCAGCACATTTACAGGTCTCAAATTGGAAGGGCTGATtggccattttggaaaaactgcaGCTACAGATATTGAAGGCTACATCGAACTTCCTGATGGAAAG GTGGTATCTGGATCAAACTGGGGCAATTTACTGCTCTgggatggaaatgccattaaagtGGAGCTCTGCAGCAAGGGCGGACAGTGTTGTCATGCTGGGGTTGTCCAGCCTTTTGCCCTGGAGGATGGACAGCTCATGACCTTTGGCGCTGATGGAATGATCCGG GGCTGGGACTTTGAGACCATCGATGCCGCTGACAGTAGCAGTGAAAACAACAAGTTTGAGATGGAGGCCATCAATGAGATGACAGTTGGGCGCCATGTCTCCATTTTTTCCGTTGTTAAAAGCTCCCAGCCTGACTCTACAGTTTGGTTTGCTCAG GATACCAATGGAGCAATTTGGAAAGTGGATCTTTCATTCACATACACA ACTCCTGATCCCGAGTGCCTGTTTTCCTTCCATGCTGGGGCAATTAACGGCCTTGATGTGTCAAAGAAGAGTCATCTCATGGCCACGACTGCTCTGGACC GTTCAGTCAGAGTCTTTGACTTTCTGGCAAAAACAGAACTGACATGTAACCGCTTCACTCAGGGTGGAACTGCTCTCCACTGGGCCCCACCTACG GTGAACCAGACTGGAAGTTTACTGGTGACTGGCTTTGAAGATGGCGTTGTGCGCTTATTGGAACTTTATGACCCATCAGGCCTTCAAATAGTAACCAGGCACAATCTTGAGGCCCAGCTGCGCCTCAAACAAGCCTTCAAACCCCATAATGCCCCAATCACCACAGTTGCATATGAATGCAATGGAGCGATATTAGCCACTGGG AGCTCGGACTGCACTGTGTTCTTCTTCACTGTTGAAGAAAAGTATGAGCCAATCGGTTTTGTCTCTGTTCCTGGACCAGTACAGGTACTGGAGTGGTCACCTCATTCCCAT CAAGACAACAATCTGCTAATCCTGTGTCTAAGTGGTCATGTTGTAGAGGTACCGTGTCCTGATCCTAAAACCTTGCAGACAGCCAAATCCTACCAACTACTTGAACTGCCCAGAAGAACCTTTCGCTTCAAGAGCATCAAATCTCGAATCAGA AGAGAGGAGGAAATAGCAAGACGGCAAGCATTTAAAGAAAAGCGGAAGAAGGAaagggagaaaaataaaatcactgatgaagaggaagaggaagaggaagaggaggagttgCCTCGTATCTATATCCCTGACCCGCCATGTCCTCTCTACTGCGGTTTCTATTCAAAGCCTGGCCAATTCTGGCTCTCAATG GGAGGATATGACTCTGGTTTCTTGTACCACTGTAAATTCTCTAAGAATCAGGATGAGAATTCAGAAAAATGTCCAGTTGAGCCATTTGACTTCCTGGCTATCCAAAATGCTGATGGTGACCCCATTCGATCAGTGACCTTCAG CTCCAACAGACATCTGATGTTCTGTGGCATGCACTCAGGCTCCATCAGAGTTTATCCTTTGGATCCTGACGATCACGCCCTAACCTCTATGCAGCCATACTGGGAACTTAGCATCCATGACAGTAATTATGGACACCTGCGGCACATCTGTTGCAGCTATGATGACCAGTTTGTGCTGACAGCGGGAGATGATGGGAACATCTTCTCCTTCAGCCTGCTTTCTGATGAGGAGCTGCAGAAAGAACTGcggaaaaaaaaggccaaggTTCCGTCACCAAGG GTGGGTTTGGAGAATGAGGTGTTAGCCAAAGACATTGATGACCCAGCAGCCTACAG CATAGAGACGGCCAAACAGAAGCAAGAGAAAGACCGCCGGCGTCGGGAAGCTGACAAGAAGATAATGACCAAACGAAAAAGGCTTGCTGTCCTCCAGAGCAAGTTTAAAATACTACTGAATGACAACCTTAACCTACCAGAACACATTCAGCTGACTCCTACG GAACTGATTTTGGACCAACGTTTCGAagagcaagctgagaatgagaagatTAGGCGATTAAATGAAGTCCAACACCAGATGAGCTGGCAAGAGGAGCATTCCCATTTATCACTCACAAAGCTACAAGACTG GTTCATTGGCTCTTCAGAGTCTAAAGTTGTCACTGTGTTCGCCATCCGCACTGACCACAGAGTCTCAACCTACTATATTCCAAGTCTTCCTTCAACCCGCCTCCAACAGCAGAGCGGTTCCATCCATTCTGGTATCGATGAAACCGCTCTGGCTGAATGCCAAAAATCCATAGACCATCCTGAAAAAGACAGTAGTGAAACAGATG AGGAAGATGTACCTCCTACCCCTGTGTCTCGTGCTGGGGTGCAGGTAGCAGATCGGCAGGTTGAAAGGCTCCAAAAAGCTGCAGAGAAAGCTGAACAAGCACGAGCCAAGATTGCGAAAAGGAAGCAGGAATGGGATAAACT TTATGCAGAGAAGCCACATAAGGACTGCGAAGATCCACGAGACGTGCAGGCCATCTTTGAAGCTGAAGAGAGCATTGGAGACTTGAAACttaaaacagacaaaaactTCACCGTACCGAAACACCTACGAATGAGTGCAAACAGAAAGAAAGTTGAGATGATAAACCTAGAGGACAAT ATACGTGAAAAACAGACTGAGATGAACCGAGAGATTTTGGCCTTGCGGGACTTCAAACTTCTCCTTTTATCAAAACTGGGAGCCCAGGCTAAGCAGTTTCAGAGGATCCAAAATCATCTGCCATCAAAGCTCCGCtgctgtccaccccatgcaccCACCATACGACTCGAGGAAGTACCTGAGAAGAGCCTGCAATGCACCCGAGCCATCCTAGAGAGATACAGggtcctgaaggagaaaag GTCAAAGGATGTAGAGCTGGAGGATCAGGAGAGCAGGATGAGTGTGGTAGATGACCTAGAAAAGGAGATTGAACTGctggagaaaatggaaaatgaatcagGTACATCTCCAGAGGAGCCCgtgaaggaggaagaagagctgAATGAGGAGGAGCTTCAAAATATGAAACAGGACGCATTGCTAGACATGCGAGACTTTCTACTGGAACAG ATGAATAGCTTGGTGGAGCAATTTGATAAGGAGCACCTGATGTGTCTTGAGAAGGTACAGATGCTGGActggaagctaaaacttggtaATCTCCGTCAGTTGACACTCTATCAGGAGCTTCTGCTCCTCAAAGAGGTGGACAAGAGTGAGATGATTCTGCAGGACAAGCTTGACAAACGTCTGAAAGAGGAGGATAACTTAAAG TCCGAGCAGGAAAAATTTCGGAAGGCACTGGAACTGAAGCGTAAAGACATAGCAAAACGTCAGGAGAAAGAGAAATCTAATACTGCAGCCTTCCATGCCTTGCTCGGTGATGACAACAACTTTGAAGAGTATCTGACCAAAGTTTACAAGAAGAAGATCAAACGtgtcaagaagaaggagcaAGGAAGTGAAG aagaggaCGAAGACAGCAATGATGACTTTGATGATTACGAAAACtgggatgatgatgacgatgatgattgGGATGCGTTAGATGGAGATGGTGCTGTGGAAGAATGCCCTCAAG GATGTGACCCAAAACTGTATGACGATGTACTGGAGCTACGTGAACGTCGTCTGGATCTGGAAGAGCTGCTGgcagaggagaagaagaatgctGAACAGCTGGAGAAGGAGTGTGACGCCCTTGTAAAGAAG ATGAAATCAGTCAAAATCAGTCTTAAGGCAGCAGAGGATGACTTGGAGGAGGTCAACAGGGAAAAACAGCAGAAAATGAACCAACTAGATGTTGTGGTTCCTCTTAGGCTGCACCAG ATTGAGATTGATATGTCTGGCCAAGTGCCTTCAGACCTAAGTTCGGCATTGGTCCTCACTAGGATGGAGCTACAGCGGCTCCAGGAGCGTGTGGATGAGTTGGAGGTAGAAAAGCTTCAGCAGACAGAGGTGTATCGTCAGGCCCGTCAGCAGCATATAAGGCTCATCAAAGAACGCAAGGACATGAGCAACGAGATCCAGT CGCTGGAGAAGCTCTGTCACCAGCTGATGATGACAAGGTTTGGGAGGGAGGTGGATATGGAGGTTTTGCAGACGCTGTGTGTCAACAAGACAGTTGCAGAGATGAAGCAGGAAAAAATCTTGCGAGACATTGCAAATGCCAAAGACATCCAACAATGGGAT AGAAAAGTAGAAAGGGCTCGTGAAACGCTGATGGGGATGACAAGGAGTAACTCAGAGCGCCTCATCTGCTTGAATAGCCTCTTTGAACAGAAGAAGGAGCTGGAGCTGAAACTTTACTcaagacaaaagaaaatt GGCAAGCATCTTCAAGCCTGCAGCAGGCGGGCAGACAGAGGTCAGATTTGGAGTCTTCAGGAACTGGTGAGAAAACAGTCTGAGCAGATAGAGAGGCTATCCAAAGAGATCACCAGTCTTGGAACTACAGGAGGACACATGCTTCCCACTGGCCACGCCCATCTACCGCCGCTCCCTCCTCGGTCCACCCCCAGAGTCCATAAACGTACCAGGATACgaggaaaatttaaacttgaGGATACTACTGAAAGTGAGACAAATGACTAA
- the LOC133490406 gene encoding cilia- and flagella-associated protein 44-like isoform X1 → MDKHVSQEVKELQDEKEIDETQTLLPVDMRYSYEDLYSKPFITPESDIPENLLFLSHSFGYDCGRRANLQLLDDRTLVFIAGQLLILLDVCTKQQKYLRSSSGCGIGSIGVSQRKEYFVVGEKGRKPILTVYKYPSLQAYRILRQGTERAFSSVNFNSDGSLLASLGSAPDYMLTVWNWRQEEVMLRCKAISQEVYKVSFSPYNPGLLTSSGSGHIKFWKMASTFTGLKLEGLIGHFGKTAATDIEGYIELPDGKVVSGSNWGNLLLWDGNAIKVELCSKGGQCCHAGVVQPFALEDGQLMTFGADGMIRGWDFETIDAADSSSENNKFEMEAINEMTVGRHVSIFSVVKSSQPDSTVWFAQDTNGAIWKVDLSFTYTTPDPECLFSFHAGAINGLDVSKKSHLMATTALDRSVRVFDFLAKTELTCNRFTQGGTALHWAPPTVNQTGSLLVTGFEDGVVRLLELYDPSGLQIVTRHNLEAQLRLKQAFKPHNAPITTVAYECNGAILATGSSDCTVFFFTVEEKYEPIGFVSVPGPVQVLEWSPHSHQDNNLLILCLSGHVVEVPCPDPKTLQTAKSYQLLELPRRTFRFKSIKSRIRREEEIARRQAFKEKRKKEREKNKITDEEEEEEEEEELPRIYIPDPPCPLYCGFYSKPGQFWLSMGGYDSGFLYHCKFSKNQDENSEKCPVEPFDFLAIQNADGDPIRSVTFSSNRHLMFCGMHSGSIRVYPLDPDDHALTSMQPYWELSIHDSNYGHLRHICCSYDDQFVLTAGDDGNIFSFSLLSDEELQKELRKKKAKVPSPRVGLENEVLAKDIDDPAAYSIETAKQKQEKDRRRREADKKIMTKRKRLAVLQSKFKILLNDNLNLPEHIQLTPTELILDQRFEEQAENEKIRRLNEVQHQMSWQEEHSHLSLTKLQDWFIGSSESKVVTVFAIRTDHRVSTYYIPSLPSTRLQQQSGSIHSGIDETALAECQKSIDHPEKDSSETDEEDVPPTPVSRAGVQVADRQVERLQKAAEKAEQARAKIAKRKQEWDKLYAEKPHKDCEDPRDVQAIFEAEESIGDLKLKTDKNFTVPKHLRMSANRKKVEMINLEDNIREKQTEMNREILALRDFKLLLLSKLGAQAKQFQRIQNHLPSKLRCCPPHAPTIRLEEVPEKSLQCTRAILERYRVLKEKRSKDVELEDQESRMSVVDDLEKEIELLEKMENESGTSPEEPVKEEEELNEEELQNMKQDALLDMRDFLLEQMNSLVEQFDKEHLMCLEKVQMLDWKLKLGNLRQLTLYQELLLLKEVDKSEMILQDKLDKRLKEEDNLKSEQEKFRKALELKRKDIAKRQEKEKSNTAAFHALLGDDNNFEEYLTKVYKKKIKRVKKKEQGSEEEDEDSNDDFDDYENWDDDDDDDWDALDGDGAVEECPQGCDPKLYDDVLELRERRLDLEELLAEEKKNAEQLEKECDALVKKMKSVKISLKAAEDDLEEVNREKQQKMNQLDVVVPLRLHQIEIDMSGQVPSDLSSALVLTRMELQRLQERVDELEVEKLQQTEVYRQARQQHIRLIKERKDMSNEIQSLEKLCHQLMMTRFGREVDMEVLQTLCVNKTVAEMKQEKILRDIANAKDIQQWDRKVERARETLMGMTRSNSERLICLNSLFEQKKELELKLYSRQKKIGKHLQACSRRADRGQIWSLQELVRKQSEQIERLSKEITSLGTTGGHMLPTGHAHLPPLPPRSTPRVHKRTRIRGKFKLEDTTESETND, encoded by the exons GTAAGCCAAAGGAAAGAATATTTCGTTGTGGGAGAGAAGGGAAGAAAACCCATCTTGACAGTGTATAAATATCCTTCATTACAAGCATACCGCATCCTGAGAC AGGGCACAGAGCGTGCATTCAGCTCTGTGAACTTTAACAGTGATGGGAGTCTTCTGGCCAGTCTGGGCAGTGCACCAGACTACATGCTGACAGTGTGGAACTGGAGGCAGGAGGAAGTTATGCTCAGGTgcaaagccatttctcaagAGGTTTACAAAGTGAGCTTCTCCCCATACAACCCTGGACTACTGACATCGTCAGGATCTGGACACATTAA GTTCTGGAAAATGGCCAGCACATTTACAGGTCTCAAATTGGAAGGGCTGATtggccattttggaaaaactgcaGCTACAGATATTGAAGGCTACATCGAACTTCCTGATGGAAAG GTGGTATCTGGATCAAACTGGGGCAATTTACTGCTCTgggatggaaatgccattaaagtGGAGCTCTGCAGCAAGGGCGGACAGTGTTGTCATGCTGGGGTTGTCCAGCCTTTTGCCCTGGAGGATGGACAGCTCATGACCTTTGGCGCTGATGGAATGATCCGG GGCTGGGACTTTGAGACCATCGATGCCGCTGACAGTAGCAGTGAAAACAACAAGTTTGAGATGGAGGCCATCAATGAGATGACAGTTGGGCGCCATGTCTCCATTTTTTCCGTTGTTAAAAGCTCCCAGCCTGACTCTACAGTTTGGTTTGCTCAG GATACCAATGGAGCAATTTGGAAAGTGGATCTTTCATTCACATACACA ACTCCTGATCCCGAGTGCCTGTTTTCCTTCCATGCTGGGGCAATTAACGGCCTTGATGTGTCAAAGAAGAGTCATCTCATGGCCACGACTGCTCTGGACC GTTCAGTCAGAGTCTTTGACTTTCTGGCAAAAACAGAACTGACATGTAACCGCTTCACTCAGGGTGGAACTGCTCTCCACTGGGCCCCACCTACG GTGAACCAGACTGGAAGTTTACTGGTGACTGGCTTTGAAGATGGCGTTGTGCGCTTATTGGAACTTTATGACCCATCAGGCCTTCAAATAGTAACCAGGCACAATCTTGAGGCCCAGCTGCGCCTCAAACAAGCCTTCAAACCCCATAATGCCCCAATCACCACAGTTGCATATGAATGCAATGGAGCGATATTAGCCACTGGG AGCTCGGACTGCACTGTGTTCTTCTTCACTGTTGAAGAAAAGTATGAGCCAATCGGTTTTGTCTCTGTTCCTGGACCAGTACAGGTACTGGAGTGGTCACCTCATTCCCAT CAAGACAACAATCTGCTAATCCTGTGTCTAAGTGGTCATGTTGTAGAGGTACCGTGTCCTGATCCTAAAACCTTGCAGACAGCCAAATCCTACCAACTACTTGAACTGCCCAGAAGAACCTTTCGCTTCAAGAGCATCAAATCTCGAATCAGA AGAGAGGAGGAAATAGCAAGACGGCAAGCATTTAAAGAAAAGCGGAAGAAGGAaagggagaaaaataaaatcactgatgaagaggaagaggaagaggaagaggaggagttgCCTCGTATCTATATCCCTGACCCGCCATGTCCTCTCTACTGCGGTTTCTATTCAAAGCCTGGCCAATTCTGGCTCTCAATG GGAGGATATGACTCTGGTTTCTTGTACCACTGTAAATTCTCTAAGAATCAGGATGAGAATTCAGAAAAATGTCCAGTTGAGCCATTTGACTTCCTGGCTATCCAAAATGCTGATGGTGACCCCATTCGATCAGTGACCTTCAG CTCCAACAGACATCTGATGTTCTGTGGCATGCACTCAGGCTCCATCAGAGTTTATCCTTTGGATCCTGACGATCACGCCCTAACCTCTATGCAGCCATACTGGGAACTTAGCATCCATGACAGTAATTATGGACACCTGCGGCACATCTGTTGCAGCTATGATGACCAGTTTGTGCTGACAGCGGGAGATGATGGGAACATCTTCTCCTTCAGCCTGCTTTCTGATGAGGAGCTGCAGAAAGAACTGcggaaaaaaaaggccaaggTTCCGTCACCAAGG GTGGGTTTGGAGAATGAGGTGTTAGCCAAAGACATTGATGACCCAGCAGCCTACAG CATAGAGACGGCCAAACAGAAGCAAGAGAAAGACCGCCGGCGTCGGGAAGCTGACAAGAAGATAATGACCAAACGAAAAAGGCTTGCTGTCCTCCAGAGCAAGTTTAAAATACTACTGAATGACAACCTTAACCTACCAGAACACATTCAGCTGACTCCTACG GAACTGATTTTGGACCAACGTTTCGAagagcaagctgagaatgagaagatTAGGCGATTAAATGAAGTCCAACACCAGATGAGCTGGCAAGAGGAGCATTCCCATTTATCACTCACAAAGCTACAAGACTG GTTCATTGGCTCTTCAGAGTCTAAAGTTGTCACTGTGTTCGCCATCCGCACTGACCACAGAGTCTCAACCTACTATATTCCAAGTCTTCCTTCAACCCGCCTCCAACAGCAGAGCGGTTCCATCCATTCTGGTATCGATGAAACCGCTCTGGCTGAATGCCAAAAATCCATAGACCATCCTGAAAAAGACAGTAGTGAAACAGATG AGGAAGATGTACCTCCTACCCCTGTGTCTCGTGCTGGGGTGCAGGTAGCAGATCGGCAGGTTGAAAGGCTCCAAAAAGCTGCAGAGAAAGCTGAACAAGCACGAGCCAAGATTGCGAAAAGGAAGCAGGAATGGGATAAACT TTATGCAGAGAAGCCACATAAGGACTGCGAAGATCCACGAGACGTGCAGGCCATCTTTGAAGCTGAAGAGAGCATTGGAGACTTGAAACttaaaacagacaaaaactTCACCGTACCGAAACACCTACGAATGAGTGCAAACAGAAAGAAAGTTGAGATGATAAACCTAGAGGACAAT ATACGTGAAAAACAGACTGAGATGAACCGAGAGATTTTGGCCTTGCGGGACTTCAAACTTCTCCTTTTATCAAAACTGGGAGCCCAGGCTAAGCAGTTTCAGAGGATCCAAAATCATCTGCCATCAAAGCTCCGCtgctgtccaccccatgcaccCACCATACGACTCGAGGAAGTACCTGAGAAGAGCCTGCAATGCACCCGAGCCATCCTAGAGAGATACAGggtcctgaaggagaaaag GTCAAAGGATGTAGAGCTGGAGGATCAGGAGAGCAGGATGAGTGTGGTAGATGACCTAGAAAAGGAGATTGAACTGctggagaaaatggaaaatgaatcagGTACATCTCCAGAGGAGCCCgtgaaggaggaagaagagctgAATGAGGAGGAGCTTCAAAATATGAAACAGGACGCATTGCTAGACATGCGAGACTTTCTACTGGAACAG ATGAATAGCTTGGTGGAGCAATTTGATAAGGAGCACCTGATGTGTCTTGAGAAGGTACAGATGCTGGActggaagctaaaacttggtaATCTCCGTCAGTTGACACTCTATCAGGAGCTTCTGCTCCTCAAAGAGGTGGACAAGAGTGAGATGATTCTGCAGGACAAGCTTGACAAACGTCTGAAAGAGGAGGATAACTTAAAG TCCGAGCAGGAAAAATTTCGGAAGGCACTGGAACTGAAGCGTAAAGACATAGCAAAACGTCAGGAGAAAGAGAAATCTAATACTGCAGCCTTCCATGCCTTGCTCGGTGATGACAACAACTTTGAAGAGTATCTGACCAAAGTTTACAAGAAGAAGATCAAACGtgtcaagaagaaggagcaAGGAAGTGAAG aagaggaCGAAGACAGCAATGATGACTTTGATGATTACGAAAACtgggatgatgatgacgatgatgattgGGATGCGTTAGATGGAGATGGTGCTGTGGAAGAATGCCCTCAAG GATGTGACCCAAAACTGTATGACGATGTACTGGAGCTACGTGAACGTCGTCTGGATCTGGAAGAGCTGCTGgcagaggagaagaagaatgctGAACAGCTGGAGAAGGAGTGTGACGCCCTTGTAAAGAAG ATGAAATCAGTCAAAATCAGTCTTAAGGCAGCAGAGGATGACTTGGAGGAGGTCAACAGGGAAAAACAGCAGAAAATGAACCAACTAGATGTTGTGGTTCCTCTTAGGCTGCACCAG ATTGAGATTGATATGTCTGGCCAAGTGCCTTCAGACCTAAGTTCGGCATTGGTCCTCACTAGGATGGAGCTACAGCGGCTCCAGGAGCGTGTGGATGAGTTGGAGGTAGAAAAGCTTCAGCAGACAGAGGTGTATCGTCAGGCCCGTCAGCAGCATATAAGGCTCATCAAAGAACGCAAGGACATGAGCAACGAGATCCAGT CGCTGGAGAAGCTCTGTCACCAGCTGATGATGACAAGGTTTGGGAGGGAGGTGGATATGGAGGTTTTGCAGACGCTGTGTGTCAACAAGACAGTTGCAGAGATGAAGCAGGAAAAAATCTTGCGAGACATTGCAAATGCCAAAGACATCCAACAATGGGAT AGAAAAGTAGAAAGGGCTCGTGAAACGCTGATGGGGATGACAAGGAGTAACTCAGAGCGCCTCATCTGCTTGAATAGCCTCTTTGAACAGAAGAAGGAGCTGGAGCTGAAACTTTACTcaagacaaaagaaaatt GGCAAGCATCTTCAAGCCTGCAGCAGGCGGGCAGACAGAGGTCAGATTTGGAGTCTTCAGGAACTGGTGAGAAAACAGTCTGAGCAGATAGAGAGGCTATCCAAAGAGATCACCAGTCTTGGAACTACAGGAGGACACATGCTTCCCACTGGCCACGCCCATCTACCGCCGCTCCCTCCTCGGTCCACCCCCAGAGTCCATAAACGTACCAGGATACgaggaaaatttaaacttgaGGATACTACTGAAAGTGAGACAAATGACTAA